One genomic window of Entelurus aequoreus isolate RoL-2023_Sb linkage group LG07, RoL_Eaeq_v1.1, whole genome shotgun sequence includes the following:
- the stradb gene encoding STE20-related kinase adapter protein alpha isoform X3, with protein sequence MSFLVQPMDIEECYEDTSLQHLQVSLCDHEGQTMGGGDSSAALSAVPAHYQFLTELGRGFNNLSQVHMARHTPTGQLVAVKQTNLDEVTEEELLQLMNEVLLSRRFRHPNLLTSRLVFSSCCQLWVLTPLMAYGSAHSLLRTHFPDGMSESLIAYLLYGVLQALEYLHRMGYVHRGVKASHILLSEEGRVYLSGLHSVYSMMRDGKRMRMVFDMPHHSPALLPWLSPELLQQDLRGYGVKSDIYSLGIAACELVSGRVPFQDMVPTQTLLLKLRGLHPCLPDTAPFPLSKQKVSRSGLDSGMGESSATGSATHSTSAPPLATDVLQSPAPKNHSATLHSLVQLCLQQQPDRRPSASALLTHAFFKQVKKHTRGSFLSLVYPAVPLTSSEGLPLSCPPSPPCHVQTASPGVCAEVAWDFS encoded by the exons CAGGTCTCTTTGTGTGACCATGAAGGGCAGACAATGGGGGGCGGTGACAGCAGTGCGGCTTTGTCGGCAGTACCCGCCCACTACCAGTTTCTAACTGAACTTG GGCGGGGCTTCAACAACCTGAGCCAGGTGCACATGGCGCGCCATACCCCAACCGGCCAGCTGGTGGCGGTCAAACAAACCAACCTGGATGAGGTCACAGAGGAGGAGCTTCTGCAGCTCATG AATGAGGTTCTTCTGTCTCGAAGGTTCCGTCATCCAAACCTTCTGACATCCCGACTTGTCTTTAGCTCTTGCTGCCAGCTGTGGGTCCTCACGCCGCTCATGGCCTATG GTTCTGCGCACTCCCTACTCAGAACCCATTTCCCTGATGGAATGAGTGAGTCCCTTATAGCATACCTGCTTTATGGTGTGCTGCAAGCATTGGAGTACCTGCACCGTATGGGCTACGTTCACAG GGGTGTAAAAGCCAGTCATATCCTGCTGTCAGAAGAGGGGCGTGTCTACCTGTCAGGGCTCCACAGTGTTTACAGTATGATGCGTGATGGGAAGCGGATGAGGATGGTGTTCGACATGCCTCATCACAGCCCCGCCCTGCTGCCTTGGCTCAGCCCTGAACTACTGCAACAG GACCTTCGTGGTTACGGAGTGAAGTCCGATATCTACAGTTTGGGTATTGCCGCCTGTGAATTAGTGAGCGGAAGGGTGCCTTTTCAGGACATGGTCCCTACTCAG ACGCTGCTTCTCAAGCTACGTGGCTTACACCCCTGCCTGCCAGACACGGCGCCCTTTCCACTCAGCAAACAGAAAGTGTCCCGGTCAGGGCTGGACTCCGGCATGGGAGAGAGCTCTGCTACCGGGAGCGCCACGCATAGCACCAGTGCACCGCCGCTTGCCACAGACGTCCTTCAGAGCCCCGCGCCCAAGAACCACTCGGCCACTCTGCACAGTTTGGTGCAACTGTGTCTACAGCAGCAGCCTGACCGCAG ACCGTCTGCCTCTGCTTTGTTGACCCACGCCTTTTTCAAGCAG GTGAAGAAGCACACCAGAGGCTCCTTCCTCAGTCTTGTGTACCCAGCGGTGCCACTCACCAGCTCAGAGGGGCTGCCTTTGTCCTGCCCCCCGTCTCCCCCCTGCCATGTTCAAACTGCATCCCCGGGTGTCTGTGCTGAGGTGGCATGGGATTTCTCTTGA
- the stradb gene encoding STE20-related kinase adapter protein beta isoform X5 — translation MGGGDSSAALSAVPAHYQFLTELGRGFNNLSQVHMARHTPTGQLVAVKQTNLDEVTEEELLQLMNEVLLSRRFRHPNLLTSRLVFSSCCQLWVLTPLMAYGSAHSLLRTHFPDGMSESLIAYLLYGVLQALEYLHRMGYVHRGVKASHILLSEEGRVYLSGLHSVYSMMRDGKRMRMVFDMPHHSPALLPWLSPELLQQDLRGYGVKSDIYSLGIAACELVSGRVPFQDMVPTQTLLLKLRGLHPCLPDTAPFPLSKQKVSRSGLDSGMGESSATGSATHSTSAPPLATDVLQSPAPKNHSATLHSLVQLCLQQQPDRRPSASALLTHAFFKQVKKHTRGSFLSLVYPAVPLTSSEGLPLSCPPSPPCHVQTASPGVCAEVAWDFS, via the exons ATGGGGGGCGGTGACAGCAGTGCGGCTTTGTCGGCAGTACCCGCCCACTACCAGTTTCTAACTGAACTTG GGCGGGGCTTCAACAACCTGAGCCAGGTGCACATGGCGCGCCATACCCCAACCGGCCAGCTGGTGGCGGTCAAACAAACCAACCTGGATGAGGTCACAGAGGAGGAGCTTCTGCAGCTCATG AATGAGGTTCTTCTGTCTCGAAGGTTCCGTCATCCAAACCTTCTGACATCCCGACTTGTCTTTAGCTCTTGCTGCCAGCTGTGGGTCCTCACGCCGCTCATGGCCTATG GTTCTGCGCACTCCCTACTCAGAACCCATTTCCCTGATGGAATGAGTGAGTCCCTTATAGCATACCTGCTTTATGGTGTGCTGCAAGCATTGGAGTACCTGCACCGTATGGGCTACGTTCACAG GGGTGTAAAAGCCAGTCATATCCTGCTGTCAGAAGAGGGGCGTGTCTACCTGTCAGGGCTCCACAGTGTTTACAGTATGATGCGTGATGGGAAGCGGATGAGGATGGTGTTCGACATGCCTCATCACAGCCCCGCCCTGCTGCCTTGGCTCAGCCCTGAACTACTGCAACAG GACCTTCGTGGTTACGGAGTGAAGTCCGATATCTACAGTTTGGGTATTGCCGCCTGTGAATTAGTGAGCGGAAGGGTGCCTTTTCAGGACATGGTCCCTACTCAG ACGCTGCTTCTCAAGCTACGTGGCTTACACCCCTGCCTGCCAGACACGGCGCCCTTTCCACTCAGCAAACAGAAAGTGTCCCGGTCAGGGCTGGACTCCGGCATGGGAGAGAGCTCTGCTACCGGGAGCGCCACGCATAGCACCAGTGCACCGCCGCTTGCCACAGACGTCCTTCAGAGCCCCGCGCCCAAGAACCACTCGGCCACTCTGCACAGTTTGGTGCAACTGTGTCTACAGCAGCAGCCTGACCGCAG ACCGTCTGCCTCTGCTTTGTTGACCCACGCCTTTTTCAAGCAG GTGAAGAAGCACACCAGAGGCTCCTTCCTCAGTCTTGTGTACCCAGCGGTGCCACTCACCAGCTCAGAGGGGCTGCCTTTGTCCTGCCCCCCGTCTCCCCCCTGCCATGTTCAAACTGCATCCCCGGGTGTCTGTGCTGAGGTGGCATGGGATTTCTCTTGA
- the stradb gene encoding STE20-related kinase adapter protein beta isoform X2, whose translation MSFLDCSCLSPTQVQPMDIEECYEDTSLQHLVSLCDHEGQTMGGGDSSAALSAVPAHYQFLTELGRGFNNLSQVHMARHTPTGQLVAVKQTNLDEVTEEELLQLMNEVLLSRRFRHPNLLTSRLVFSSCCQLWVLTPLMAYGSAHSLLRTHFPDGMSESLIAYLLYGVLQALEYLHRMGYVHRGVKASHILLSEEGRVYLSGLHSVYSMMRDGKRMRMVFDMPHHSPALLPWLSPELLQQDLRGYGVKSDIYSLGIAACELVSGRVPFQDMVPTQTLLLKLRGLHPCLPDTAPFPLSKQKVSRSGLDSGMGESSATGSATHSTSAPPLATDVLQSPAPKNHSATLHSLVQLCLQQQPDRRPSASALLTHAFFKQVKKHTRGSFLSLVYPAVPLTSSEGLPLSCPPSPPCHVQTASPGVCAEVAWDFS comes from the exons GTCTCTTTGTGTGACCATGAAGGGCAGACAATGGGGGGCGGTGACAGCAGTGCGGCTTTGTCGGCAGTACCCGCCCACTACCAGTTTCTAACTGAACTTG GGCGGGGCTTCAACAACCTGAGCCAGGTGCACATGGCGCGCCATACCCCAACCGGCCAGCTGGTGGCGGTCAAACAAACCAACCTGGATGAGGTCACAGAGGAGGAGCTTCTGCAGCTCATG AATGAGGTTCTTCTGTCTCGAAGGTTCCGTCATCCAAACCTTCTGACATCCCGACTTGTCTTTAGCTCTTGCTGCCAGCTGTGGGTCCTCACGCCGCTCATGGCCTATG GTTCTGCGCACTCCCTACTCAGAACCCATTTCCCTGATGGAATGAGTGAGTCCCTTATAGCATACCTGCTTTATGGTGTGCTGCAAGCATTGGAGTACCTGCACCGTATGGGCTACGTTCACAG GGGTGTAAAAGCCAGTCATATCCTGCTGTCAGAAGAGGGGCGTGTCTACCTGTCAGGGCTCCACAGTGTTTACAGTATGATGCGTGATGGGAAGCGGATGAGGATGGTGTTCGACATGCCTCATCACAGCCCCGCCCTGCTGCCTTGGCTCAGCCCTGAACTACTGCAACAG GACCTTCGTGGTTACGGAGTGAAGTCCGATATCTACAGTTTGGGTATTGCCGCCTGTGAATTAGTGAGCGGAAGGGTGCCTTTTCAGGACATGGTCCCTACTCAG ACGCTGCTTCTCAAGCTACGTGGCTTACACCCCTGCCTGCCAGACACGGCGCCCTTTCCACTCAGCAAACAGAAAGTGTCCCGGTCAGGGCTGGACTCCGGCATGGGAGAGAGCTCTGCTACCGGGAGCGCCACGCATAGCACCAGTGCACCGCCGCTTGCCACAGACGTCCTTCAGAGCCCCGCGCCCAAGAACCACTCGGCCACTCTGCACAGTTTGGTGCAACTGTGTCTACAGCAGCAGCCTGACCGCAG ACCGTCTGCCTCTGCTTTGTTGACCCACGCCTTTTTCAAGCAG GTGAAGAAGCACACCAGAGGCTCCTTCCTCAGTCTTGTGTACCCAGCGGTGCCACTCACCAGCTCAGAGGGGCTGCCTTTGTCCTGCCCCCCGTCTCCCCCCTGCCATGTTCAAACTGCATCCCCGGGTGTCTGTGCTGAGGTGGCATGGGATTTCTCTTGA
- the stradb gene encoding STE20-related kinase adapter protein beta isoform X4: protein MDIEECYEDTSLQHLQVSLCDHEGQTMGGGDSSAALSAVPAHYQFLTELGRGFNNLSQVHMARHTPTGQLVAVKQTNLDEVTEEELLQLMNEVLLSRRFRHPNLLTSRLVFSSCCQLWVLTPLMAYGSAHSLLRTHFPDGMSESLIAYLLYGVLQALEYLHRMGYVHRGVKASHILLSEEGRVYLSGLHSVYSMMRDGKRMRMVFDMPHHSPALLPWLSPELLQQDLRGYGVKSDIYSLGIAACELVSGRVPFQDMVPTQTLLLKLRGLHPCLPDTAPFPLSKQKVSRSGLDSGMGESSATGSATHSTSAPPLATDVLQSPAPKNHSATLHSLVQLCLQQQPDRRPSASALLTHAFFKQVKKHTRGSFLSLVYPAVPLTSSEGLPLSCPPSPPCHVQTASPGVCAEVAWDFS, encoded by the exons CAGGTCTCTTTGTGTGACCATGAAGGGCAGACAATGGGGGGCGGTGACAGCAGTGCGGCTTTGTCGGCAGTACCCGCCCACTACCAGTTTCTAACTGAACTTG GGCGGGGCTTCAACAACCTGAGCCAGGTGCACATGGCGCGCCATACCCCAACCGGCCAGCTGGTGGCGGTCAAACAAACCAACCTGGATGAGGTCACAGAGGAGGAGCTTCTGCAGCTCATG AATGAGGTTCTTCTGTCTCGAAGGTTCCGTCATCCAAACCTTCTGACATCCCGACTTGTCTTTAGCTCTTGCTGCCAGCTGTGGGTCCTCACGCCGCTCATGGCCTATG GTTCTGCGCACTCCCTACTCAGAACCCATTTCCCTGATGGAATGAGTGAGTCCCTTATAGCATACCTGCTTTATGGTGTGCTGCAAGCATTGGAGTACCTGCACCGTATGGGCTACGTTCACAG GGGTGTAAAAGCCAGTCATATCCTGCTGTCAGAAGAGGGGCGTGTCTACCTGTCAGGGCTCCACAGTGTTTACAGTATGATGCGTGATGGGAAGCGGATGAGGATGGTGTTCGACATGCCTCATCACAGCCCCGCCCTGCTGCCTTGGCTCAGCCCTGAACTACTGCAACAG GACCTTCGTGGTTACGGAGTGAAGTCCGATATCTACAGTTTGGGTATTGCCGCCTGTGAATTAGTGAGCGGAAGGGTGCCTTTTCAGGACATGGTCCCTACTCAG ACGCTGCTTCTCAAGCTACGTGGCTTACACCCCTGCCTGCCAGACACGGCGCCCTTTCCACTCAGCAAACAGAAAGTGTCCCGGTCAGGGCTGGACTCCGGCATGGGAGAGAGCTCTGCTACCGGGAGCGCCACGCATAGCACCAGTGCACCGCCGCTTGCCACAGACGTCCTTCAGAGCCCCGCGCCCAAGAACCACTCGGCCACTCTGCACAGTTTGGTGCAACTGTGTCTACAGCAGCAGCCTGACCGCAG ACCGTCTGCCTCTGCTTTGTTGACCCACGCCTTTTTCAAGCAG GTGAAGAAGCACACCAGAGGCTCCTTCCTCAGTCTTGTGTACCCAGCGGTGCCACTCACCAGCTCAGAGGGGCTGCCTTTGTCCTGCCCCCCGTCTCCCCCCTGCCATGTTCAAACTGCATCCCCGGGTGTCTGTGCTGAGGTGGCATGGGATTTCTCTTGA
- the stradb gene encoding STE20-related kinase adapter protein beta isoform X1: MSFLDCSCLSPTQVQPMDIEECYEDTSLQHLQVSLCDHEGQTMGGGDSSAALSAVPAHYQFLTELGRGFNNLSQVHMARHTPTGQLVAVKQTNLDEVTEEELLQLMNEVLLSRRFRHPNLLTSRLVFSSCCQLWVLTPLMAYGSAHSLLRTHFPDGMSESLIAYLLYGVLQALEYLHRMGYVHRGVKASHILLSEEGRVYLSGLHSVYSMMRDGKRMRMVFDMPHHSPALLPWLSPELLQQDLRGYGVKSDIYSLGIAACELVSGRVPFQDMVPTQTLLLKLRGLHPCLPDTAPFPLSKQKVSRSGLDSGMGESSATGSATHSTSAPPLATDVLQSPAPKNHSATLHSLVQLCLQQQPDRRPSASALLTHAFFKQVKKHTRGSFLSLVYPAVPLTSSEGLPLSCPPSPPCHVQTASPGVCAEVAWDFS; this comes from the exons CAGGTCTCTTTGTGTGACCATGAAGGGCAGACAATGGGGGGCGGTGACAGCAGTGCGGCTTTGTCGGCAGTACCCGCCCACTACCAGTTTCTAACTGAACTTG GGCGGGGCTTCAACAACCTGAGCCAGGTGCACATGGCGCGCCATACCCCAACCGGCCAGCTGGTGGCGGTCAAACAAACCAACCTGGATGAGGTCACAGAGGAGGAGCTTCTGCAGCTCATG AATGAGGTTCTTCTGTCTCGAAGGTTCCGTCATCCAAACCTTCTGACATCCCGACTTGTCTTTAGCTCTTGCTGCCAGCTGTGGGTCCTCACGCCGCTCATGGCCTATG GTTCTGCGCACTCCCTACTCAGAACCCATTTCCCTGATGGAATGAGTGAGTCCCTTATAGCATACCTGCTTTATGGTGTGCTGCAAGCATTGGAGTACCTGCACCGTATGGGCTACGTTCACAG GGGTGTAAAAGCCAGTCATATCCTGCTGTCAGAAGAGGGGCGTGTCTACCTGTCAGGGCTCCACAGTGTTTACAGTATGATGCGTGATGGGAAGCGGATGAGGATGGTGTTCGACATGCCTCATCACAGCCCCGCCCTGCTGCCTTGGCTCAGCCCTGAACTACTGCAACAG GACCTTCGTGGTTACGGAGTGAAGTCCGATATCTACAGTTTGGGTATTGCCGCCTGTGAATTAGTGAGCGGAAGGGTGCCTTTTCAGGACATGGTCCCTACTCAG ACGCTGCTTCTCAAGCTACGTGGCTTACACCCCTGCCTGCCAGACACGGCGCCCTTTCCACTCAGCAAACAGAAAGTGTCCCGGTCAGGGCTGGACTCCGGCATGGGAGAGAGCTCTGCTACCGGGAGCGCCACGCATAGCACCAGTGCACCGCCGCTTGCCACAGACGTCCTTCAGAGCCCCGCGCCCAAGAACCACTCGGCCACTCTGCACAGTTTGGTGCAACTGTGTCTACAGCAGCAGCCTGACCGCAG ACCGTCTGCCTCTGCTTTGTTGACCCACGCCTTTTTCAAGCAG GTGAAGAAGCACACCAGAGGCTCCTTCCTCAGTCTTGTGTACCCAGCGGTGCCACTCACCAGCTCAGAGGGGCTGCCTTTGTCCTGCCCCCCGTCTCCCCCCTGCCATGTTCAAACTGCATCCCCGGGTGTCTGTGCTGAGGTGGCATGGGATTTCTCTTGA